TGATGGCTTAGGCATACGCTTTGCTTAGCGAGTGGCATGATTGATGACCTCATGCAGCGTGAAAATTATGTCCTAGCGAAAAAGCTACTGGATGTTTCTCACGCCAAGCAAAACGCGATCGCCAGCAACCTCGCCAATGTAGAGACGCCGGGATACAAGCGTATCGACATCCAAAGTGATTTCGAAGCCAACCTCCGCAAAGCCGCCAGCAGCAACGATGTGTCGGAGATCAGCAATCTCCAATTCCGCACTGTTACGGACCTCAGCACTCCCAGCGTGAGAGCGGACGGCAACAATGTGCAGATCGATCAGGAAATGCTGCGAATGCAGAAAAATGCCATCCAGTACGAATTTTTGGCCAACTATACCTCCACTTCGCTCAGCCGCCTTAAGACCGCCATTTCCGGCAGAGTGTAGACGAACCGCATTTAGATAGGAACGCACCATGAATATAATGCCAGGCATCGACTCGACGGCTTCCGCTCTACAGGCGGAAAAGCTGCGGATGGACATTATCGGTCAGAACATCGCCAACGCCCACACGACCCGCGGCCCGGACGGGCAACCCTACAAGCGGCAAACGGTTCAATTCGAGGCGAAGCTACTGGAGTTGGGGCGTGACCAAAACGGAAACATGCAGACCGCACAGGGCGTCAACGTACGCGCCGTCGGTACTGACGAAAGCGCTGGCCCACTGGTCTATAACCCAGGTCACCCGGATGCGGACGAAAAGGGGATGGTGCGACTTCCCAACGTAAACCTCACCCACGAAATGGTGGACCTCATCTCCGCTTCACGTTCCTACGAAGCGAATCTTCAAGTCGTGCGCACCTCGCGACAGATGGCTCAGCAAGCACTCCGTATAGGCAAAGCCTAATCGCCACACTTTCCTATAATCCTATTTCACTCTTAAGCGCCACCCACCCATGATCGACTCAGTTTCAAATCTCTCAGCGCAACAACTCTTCACCTCCAACCCGCTCCAAAAGACGGGCAAGCTTAACAGCGTAGAGTTCCCATCCCAAACCGAGAAGCTCGGGAAAACGAATGGGGAAAACTCTTTCGAAAACGTTGTCAGCAAGTTTATCGGAGAGGTCGACTCCAAGCATAAGGTTGCGGTCGAAGAGACCAACAAGATGCTGCTCGGCGAGACCGATAACGTTCACCAATCGATGATCGCCATGCAGGAGGCTGGAGTCGCCTTCAACATGATGGTCGAGGTCAGAAACAAGCTCGTTCAGTCCTATCAAGAACTGATGAGGATGCCAGTGTAGTTATAATTAGGGTACTGAAACAGTAACTACAATGGGAAATCAATTTAAGGAAATTTGGCAATCGCTGGGAGCGAATCAGAGGATCTCGCTCATACTGGCCTCCGGGCTCGTACTGCTCTCCATGATCGGCATGATGATCTGGGCAGCTCAGCCGGATATGCAACTTTTGTACGGCAAGCTCTCCCCTGAGGAAGCGGGTAAGATTGTCGCCAAGCTCGAACAAAAGGGTATCGGCTTCGAGACTGGATCTGGTGGGAACTCCATTTATGTGGAGGCATCTCAGGTGCATCGCATTCGCATGGAGCTTGCCACCGAAGGTATCCCAGCCGGTGGAAGTGGCCCGGGCTTTGAGTTGTTCGACGAAGGCAGCTTTGGTATCAGCGACTTTGTTCAGAGGACAAATTTCCTTCGCGCTATTCAAGGCGAGCTATCGCGCACCATCTCTCAATTTAATGGGGTCGAATCCGCTCGGGTAATGGTAGTGATGCCAGAGAACAGACTGCTATCCCGCAGCGAAGGCCAGGATCGCCCGACTGCTTCCGTTTTTGTTGGCGGCGGTGGACTTAGCACCAGCACTGTTAACTCGATCCGTCATCTGGTGGCGAATGCGATCCAACGACTCGACGTCAACGATGTGGTAGTCGTCGATAGCCAAGGCAATGTATTGAGCGAAGAACTACGGTCTGACGGACTCGGAGGCGGAATGAGCAACGACGTCATGAAGTACCGTAAGCAGATGGAAAGCTATTTCACCAATAAGGTGCAGTCCATGCTCGATCGCGTTCTCGGTCCGAACCAGTCCGAAGTCCGTGTCGCGGTCGACATCGAAACTGCCGCGGTTCAAACCACAGAAAAAATCTTTGATCCAGAAAGTCAGGTCGCCCGCTCTAGTACCTTTGACGAAGACTCAATGACCGAGCGTGAGACTAGCGGTGAAAGCTCGAACACCGCTGCAGGCGTCGCCTCCAATACTCCCGCTGCAGGTGGAGCAGGAGGCAACAAGGTCTCCTCATTGAAGGAGCGTGAGGACAAAAACAAGGTTCGTTCGGAGCAGTACGAAATCAATGAACGTATCGTGAGTAGCGTTCAGAATCCCGGTTCCATTAAGCGGCTCACTGCTTCGTTGGTAGTCGCCAAGCGAATGGAAGATGTCGGCGGTCAGCTCAACTTGGTCGAACGCACTCCTGAGGAAATTGCGGAATTGACGGATATCGTTCTAACCGCCCTGGGAATCCAATTGGCCCCTGGGCAAGCGGCTACGGATTTCGTAACAGTAAAGGAAATGGCGTTCGCTGCGGATCCTTTCCAAGACCATGGCGATCTCCTGAAGGACGATGCCAATATGCAGCGTTACATAGAACTTGGTAAAAGTGGTGTCGGCGCGGTCTTGGGAATCGGAGTCATCCTATTCTTCATGCAGATGTTGAAACGCTATAAGCCGGAAAAGATCTCCATGGAGGTCTTGCAGCCGGATCAAATGCTGCAGACCCGTAAGATGGAGGACTCAAGCGTGGTTACTCCGGAGATGCTCAACGAACTAATCCGTCAGAAGCCGGCGAACATCGGAGTTTCCCTGCGCGAATGGATTGGGGACGAGGTTGCTAAGAAGTAATTGCTATGGCTACGGAATATAAGAGTTTATCACGTATCCAGAGATTGGCCACGTTTTTGGTGGTAATCGGACCAGAGGCGGCTGCGCACGTCCTGAAGGAATTCGATGACGATGCAATCGAGCTGATCTGTAAAGAGATGACGAACATCTCCGCTATCGAAGAGGATACCCAAAAAGCTACCGTCGAAGAGTTCTCCCAGTTTATTCTCAGCAGTTACGGATCGCTTCTGGGTGGCCCGCTCTACACGAAAAAAGCATTGGAAATCGCGAAAGGTGATTTCAAGGCGACCAGTATTTTGGAGCGTATCGCTCCGACCAGCAACTCTGCCGAGGTCATCAAGGAAATCGAGCAGATGGAGCCGCGTCAGATCTTCAATATGATCAAGACTGAGCAGGCTCAGACCATAGCCTTTGTGCTTTCCTACCTCGAAAGAGATAAGGCAGGTCCGATATTGGGTATGTTTAATCACGAAGTCCGCGAGGAAGTGATCGAACGTCTCGGCATAATGGAGCCAACCTCTCTTGAGTTGATCAACAAGGTAGCAAATTCGCTTTCCAAGAATTTGGATACAAAGCAAAAGACTACGCTCAACAAGAGTGGCGGCATTCGCATGGTGGCAGATTTGCTCAACACCTTGGAAAAAGAGGACAGCAAGTCGATCCTCGCCAATATCGAAGAACGCAATCCAGCTCTCGGAGCGGAGATCCGCAAGAAGATGTTCAGCTTCGAAGATCTCTCCCGCCTGGAGCTTCCAGACCTGCAACGCATCATGCGCGAGGTGGATTCCGGAGACCTTATCATCGCCCTCAAGTCTGCCACAGAGTCGCTACGCGACGCTGTTATGGAGGCGGTTTCCAAGCGTGCGGCGGATACCTTGAAGGAAGAGCTCGAAATGATGGGACCGGTCAAGTTGACGGAAGTCGAAGCGGCCCAGGAACGCGTGATCCAAGTGGTCCGCAGACTAGAAGAACAAGAGGAGATCAGTCTCGATGGTGGCGGCCAAACAGTCTAATAGTCACAAACTGGTCCTGGAGAGCAACTTGGTTGCACTCTCTGTATCCTATGACGGTGCTGAGCGAATCGACGCCGCATCGCATCAAGCGAAGGTGGAATCGTCGTACAAGAGTGGATACGAGGATGCCAGCACGCAGTACAACCAGAAGATCGTAGATTTTCGGGCGGAGATTAACAGCATGAGAGAGGGGATGTTCTCCCAGCTCGAAGATAAGTTTCGCGGCCTTGTTTCTGAGGCGAGGGAAGCCTTGATGACTTTGACCTATGAATGCGTTACTCAAACGCTCGGCGGCTTCGAAATGACGCCAGAAGCAGTGGAAAAGGTAGTCGAGGGTATCGTCGCCGAAGCGGGCTTGGACGATGAACGTATGGAAGTCCGCTTGCATTCTCAGGATATCGCTCTTCTCGATGATTTGGACCACGACTTGCGAAACAAGCATCCGGGGCTGGTGTTCGTGGCCGACGATATGCTCGGTCGGGGAGATTGTATTCTTTCTAGCCGTTTCGGTAAGATAGATGGAACTTTGGAAAATAAGTTCGCGAAGCTGAAGGAGAGCTTACGTCCACATGAATAGGCTTTTGCCAGATTGGGCTGCCGACATCGGTTCTCGTGTTGGGGCTCTGGAAACGCACAGCCACTTAGGAAAGGTGGCCCAGGTTACCGGACTGATCGTAGAGTCTGAGGGGCCGCAGGCTAGCTTAGGCGAGGTTTGCGAGATCAGCTCTCCAGGGACTTCGGTAAAGGTTTACGCGGAGGTGGTAGGCTTCCGTGAACAACGTATTTTGCTCATGCCTTTGGGTGATGTCGCTGGGGTTCACCCGGGCTGCGACGTGAAGCTAAGCTCAGGGTTCAACAAGATCCCTGCAGGCAATGAAGTTTTAGGTAGAGTCGTCGATGGCATGGGCCGGCCGATAGATGGGCTTGGCTCTATGCACTATCAGACTCCCGGAGCTGCGACTGGCAAGGTGCCAAATCCTCTCCTTCGCAAGCGTATCACGGAACCCTTTAACACGGGAGTGAAGGCGATCGATCTTTTCGCTCCAGTAGGCGAAGGACAGCGTATGGGTGTTTTTGCCGGATCGGGAGTTGGTAAATCGACGTTGCTCGGCATGCTCGCTCGCGGGTCTTCTGCAGATGTTAACGTGATCGCCCTGGTGGGTGAACGTGGTCGTGAACTGAGAGAGTTTATCGAGAAGGATCTCGGACCAGAGGGCATGGCTCGCACAGTCGTAGTTGTGGCAACCTCCGACCAGTCTGCACCAATGCGTTTGCGAGCGGCTAATATGGCAACCAGCATAGCGGAGAATTTTCGCGACGCGGGAAAACGCGTTTTGTTTCTGATGGATTCCGTGACGCGATATGCCATGGCTCAACGCGAGGTTGGTCTTGCTGTGGGAGAGCCTCCTGCCAGCCGCGGTTATACGCCATCGGTTTTTTCTACTTTGCCTAGGCTTCTGGAACGCTCCGGTAATTCAGACCGCGGTACTATCACAGCTTTCTACACAGTTTTGGTTGAGGGTGATGATCTCAACGAACCCATAGCTGACGCTGTGCGCGGTATTTTGGACGGGCACATTGTCCTCTCCCGTGCCCTCGCCACTTCAAACCATTTTCCCGCCATCGATGTACTGGAAAGCATCAGCCGTCTCCGGAACGATATTTCGACGGAGGATGAATTGGCGACGGTGGGGCTGGCTCGCGACTATCTAGCTTTGTACCGGAAAAACGAGGACATCGTTAACTTGGGAGCTTACGTTCGAGGAGCAAATGCCAAGATAGATTCAGCGATTGTAGCGAATGGTCGCGTTATGGAGTTCCTAAAGCAGAGCTATAGCGAAACTGTAGCTCGGGAAGAGAGCTACCAAAAACTGGGAGAACTGATTAGATGAAAAAGTTCACTTTCAGTTTAGATTCTCTCCTGAATTTGCGAGAGTTGGAGGAACAAAACGCGAAAGCCGCTTTGGCTCGTGAAAACGCATTTGTTGAGCAAATTACGATGCGTATTCAGGAATTGGAATCATTGGTAGAGGGCGCTTACGGATCCTGGGATGGCCAGGCTGGTCGTAAATTCAATTCGATGGACCGGATGGGTCTCAGCGCACAGATTGCGGACCTTCAAAAAACAGCAGGAGAAGCTCGCAGTGCTCTCGCTGCCGCCAAGACAAAAAGGGCTAAGGCTATGAAGAGTCTGCAGGATGCTACACGTAACCGAAAAGTGGTTACGAACCTGAAGGAAAAGCGATTTAAGGAGTATACGGCAGAAGTCTTAAAACAAGAGGCAAACGAAATAGAGGATGTCTTTAACGCGCGAAGGAGCGCTCGATAACTATTATGCAAATGCTATCAAAACCACTGGTCCTTGCGGTACTTGCACTCGTCCTGATGCTGGGAACGCAATTCGTCGCTCTCAAAATGTCCTGGAAAGAACTATTCCCAGAACCAGAGAGGAAGGCAACCGTCGTAACGCGTGAAGAGCCGGAACCTTTTGAATGGGGATTTGCATCCGATTTCATCAACCAACTCGAGGAAGAGCTTCAGGGACGTATCGCCGCTTTGGATGCGCGTGAGGAAGAGCTTGTAGCCTACGAGGCCCGTTTAGAATCGGACAGGGCTGAGATCGAAGAAATTAAAAAGGAAGTAGAAACGATGCGTGAGCATCTGCTCGAAGGTGTGGTGAAGCTTGAATCTGACGAAACGGAGAATCTCAAGCGTCTATCCAAGACCTATTCGACTTTAACTCCAGATGCGACGGTCAGTATTTTTCGGGAGCTAGACGACTCCACGGTAGTTAAGATATTGTTCTTCATGAAAGCCGACACGGTGGGGGCCATCCTTCAGGAAATGGCCACTGCTAACGGTGGGGTCGCCGAGGAAGTTCGGCGCGCTGCCAAGATATCCGATATGCTCCGACTCTTTACGGACAACTCCAAAGATAATCTTCAACAAACATAATTATGCCAATAGAGCCTAGCAGCGTATCCACTCAGAAGGTACGCGAAGTTGAGACGTCGTCCGCAAAGTTAAATTTGTGGGCTTCGATGCAAGGAAGCTCTACAGGAGGCAAGGACAGCCCCGCCGCCAGCAATTGGGAAGACGCTATCGTCGATGCCCAGAAGCTTTACGATTCGCCCGCGAGCGAGTCAGAGCAGGAAGAAGACGCCAGCCCCAGCGATTCGTCTTCTGTGAGTGCCTTAATGACGAGTTTCTCCGGATCGGGTGAATTGGTCCCAGGTTTTGCAAGCAGGGGATTCGGTTCTTTCAGTTTCGGCTCAGTCGGTAGCGATGCGTTTGGCGCAGTTTCGAGTTCTCGCAACACGCCGAGCGAGGATTTGTCGCAGAGCAGCTCATTGAGCGACTTCAAACAGTTGGAAACGAAGGATACGGATTCGGCGAGCGTCATTGCCCGCAGTGACGAATCAGTTACTGATCCGAACGCAGAACTTGAGTCCGACGAAAGCGAGGAGGGCGGATCTGAAAAGAAATCGAGCGGTCCGACCTTGGCTGCAAATGCTACAAGACCGACTATGGCTGCCCCGGTTGTGGCCAGCCCGCTTGCTCAAGTTCAGGCGCCAGCTAGCGATGTGAATTCGGTTGAGGCTCCACCAGCCGCAAGTGTGGCGACTACTGTTTCTGCGCAGCCGACGCAGGTCGTCACCGAACAAGCGCCTTCGGCCACCGCAGCAACATCGACTCCGAATTCAGTAACAGAGCCCGTGGCGACTGCGGCACCTGTAATTGCGACCGAGCAATCTCCGAAATTGGATACGCAAACGAAGACCTCTAGTTCTACGCCGGCTGAAAAGCTAACTTCCAATCAGACTCCGACAAGCAAGCCGGCTGTAGAAAGCGTTACCGCTGTTTCGGACCAGTCACTGCAAAAGCCTCTTGTGGCTTCGACCGTAGAGCAGGGCCAAGGCAATAAGATCACCCCAGAAAAGAATCAAGCGGCCGTGGCTCAGGCTCCTGTCGCGCAAAAGGAAGTAACTGCAAATGTTGATACGCCTGCTAATCCAGTTTCTGAAACACCTGTTCAGTCCAAGTCCGCTACAGGGCAACCGGCAACTGAGAAAGTCGCTGCAAACGATGGACTTGGTTTCGATGTGTCAAAAGCCAAAGAGACTATCTCTGACGCAATTGGAAAAGTAGCGACGGATTCCGCTAAACGTTCACAGCCGACGGCGACGACTAGCCAGTCGGCAACGAGCAACTCAGTCGCGACTGCATCCGAAAATGCCTCGACTGCGGCCCGGCCTAGCCTAGGCGAGACGACAAGTTCGAAGCAGGCTGAAAGCGGGGCCACTACGGAATCAAAAGATTTCGCCACGCAGGATGCAGCTAAGCGTGAAAGCGCCGCCGTGGCCGCTCAACGGGTAACGTCCTCGAGAAACGCAGCAACGGAAGCTTCTGGGCAAGCTCGGACAACCAGCCAGATAGCCGAAACTGCGCAAGCGGAAACAAAGTTAGCTCAAGCGGGGAATGTCGCAGCAGCTACCAGCCAGGCTTCGCGAGATGCGTCCGCAGTAGCGGCGACTCGAAGCACGGTCTCCACGCAGGGCAAAGCCAATGCGGCAAGCTCGAGTGGAACAACTCAGAGCGGCGTAAGCGGAGTGTCAGCAAGTCAGTCAATGGCTTCGGGAATGAATACTCAAAACGCTGGCCAGAGTGGTTCGCAAAGTCAGGGTGAAGGAGATCCCGCGGCCAAGCAGGATTTCAATACTGCTCTCAAGCAAAGCCTGGGAGCCAAGACAGCTGACAAGTCCGCTGGGGAAAACGGCCAATCTTTTGATGCCAAGGTAGACGCGGCGACAGCAAGCCGCCGTAGCGAGGCAGCATCCAAGTCGCAGCAGACTTCGTACGTCAGCAAAACGGCGGCTGAAGTTAAGGAAGTTGTCGCGACTTTGACGAAGAGCATTGACCGTCTTGTTACGGACAAGTCTGGCGCCATGAATCTCAAGATCAACTTCGAGGGAGGCGGTAGCGTAAACTTGCGAGTCAAGATGGAAGGCGGACAGGTCAGCACCCAAATGCAGACTGACGTCGTCGGTCTAGAGGCTGCGATTAAGGCTAATTGGAGCGAGCTGTCCAACGATTGGAATCAAAAGGGCGTCAAGCTGAACACGCCGCAGTTCCAAAATTCCGAATCCGGGAAGGATTCTAGCTTCGAAAGTCTAGACCAGTTTGCGAGCCGCCAAGAGCGTCAGTCATCGGCGGGTGAAAGCGGAAGCCGCCAAAATCGAGGAAGCTTCAACAGTGGTGGCAGCTTTACAGGCAGTGCCGGCCAAAGTAGCGAAACCGAGCAAAACGCTCCGGCCAGCGAAGTTGCGAGTCAAGCCGCTGTTTCCGACAAGGAGCTCAAAACCTACGCATAACGTCACTATTTTCGAACACGCGTACATTGTTCGAGACTGGAGCGGAGATCCCAAACGGGGTCTCCGTTTCTCTTTGTACGCCAGCTTGTAGCAGGAGGATGGGACAGAGTTTCCTAGTGGCGCGGCAGTTCTTGCCGGTCGAAACAAAACGTAGAGAGCGGAAGAAAAATAAACTTTTAAGTTATTGGTATACAGAAAGATAGAATTTGTGGAATTAGGTTGGCATCGCGGTTGCTTAGAGATGGCAGTCAAAGACGTACGCGACCGACTAGAACACGATATCGACCCAGATCAACCAATGACAACTGAAGCAATCAGTACCGCTCAAAGCCTTGCGAATGTGACCTCGACGAGTTCGACCAGCTCAACGGAGGAGAGGCTGGAGACGGAGTCGCTAGGGCAGGATGAGTTTTTCCAGCTGCTCACGACACAACTTGCATCGCAGGATCCTCTCGAACCGATGGAGGACACTGCATTTATCGCCCAGATGGCTGCGTTCAGCCAGCTTGAGATGACATCGGAGATGGCGGAGAGCTTCGCCAGCTTCAACGAGACCCAAGCGTTTGCCTCCGCCCAGGGCCTTCTTGGCAAGACAGTGTCCTTCTCCAGCGGAGAAACGGGAGAGGTCACCTCTGTGGAGCGTCAGAACGATGAGACACTCTTATTCCTAGATGGATCCAATAGCAACGGCTTGACCGTTGATGGTGTCTACAAGGTCGAAGGAGGAGTCACCGTGACCAGTTCTGCCCAGCTGACTCAAGACGAGGGCTGATCGCATTTTAACCAACCACTTTCCAAACAGTAACCATTTCCAAACACATTAATTAATCATGGCATTCGGAGCACTCAGCAGCGGAATCAGCGCCCTCAACAGTTTCTCAAAAGGAATGGAGGTCATCGGTAACAACATCGCGAATGTTAACACCGTCTCGTTCAAGTCTTCGCGAATCAAGTATTCGGAGACCTTTAACCAAGTACTCAAGCAGTCGGCCCCATCCCCAACCAGTGGAGACCAGTCAAATGTACAGGCATCACAGGTGGGCTTGGGTGTACAGGTAGAGGGTATCGTTGGACAGTTCACCCAAGGCGGACTCTCCTCGACCAGCCAGCTAACCGACTTGGCAATATCTGGAGAAGGCTTCTTTCTCGTAGAAGATCCTAAAGATTCTACCACCCAGTTTGCGACTCGTGGCGGCGACTTTCGCATCGATGACCAAGGATACCTCGTGACCAGTGGCGGTATGCGAGTGCAGGGCCTCACCGGTGGTTCCATCGGCTTCGAAGTGGACGTGGGCGAGGACGGCAGCTGGAGCTTCGTGCCAAATGAGGACACTCAGTCCGGTACTGTGGCTCCCAGCACCTACGGCGATATTCGTCTCGACTATGACAAGGGCGAGGCAGAGGTCGTTAACTCCAAGCACTTGGCCGGCACTCTGACACGCAATTCCGTCATGTATACCAATGATTTGATCGGTACCAATGCAGCGGGAGAATCCACTTGGGGCGCGGCGACAGTCGTAGATGGCCTGATAGACATGGACTCCGTCAGCTACGGAGGAGATGGAGTGGATGGAGATCCGCACCGCGTTGGTAATTTTGTTTACACGCTCGATACTGACGGCAACGCGACGGCAATCGAGGGGGTCACGGGTTGGCACGCCTTCATGGAGGAGGCCGTGGCCAACTTGAAAACGCTTCGCAACGTTAGTAACGAAGGCAACACCACTGGAATAATAACCGACTCCATGATCGAGCAAGCGGTGAGCACGGACTTCTTCGCCATCATGTTTCCAGAGGCTGCGGCTAGTGACGCGACCACTTTCGGGGTGCCAACTGCTACGGATTCCTCTCCCGCCTTCACTGGTTCGGCCGTGCAAGATTTACTTATGGGCGGCAGCCTAACCTGGGACGACACCATTAATCCCCAGGACACGATTGACGCGATCATGGCGACTTTCCCCGAGAATTTGACCGAGGCCAAGACACTCATATCCGCAGTAAGAGCCGAGAATACTCCCGAATTGAGCCGTTTCTCTGTCGATGACCAAGGCTCGATCGTTTACTTTCTAAACAACGGTGACAGCTTCACCCGAGGTCAGATCCAACTCGTCGATTTCAACGATAAGACCGCTCTGATCCGTGAAGGGCAAAACCTCTATAGTGGTTTTGGAGCTGCGGGTCTTAAGCAGGCCCAAGACGGAAATGTGGACAACATGCAAGAGGCCGGTTCGAACGGTCTTGGCGTGATCAAGCAGGGGGCACTCGAGCTCTCGAACGTGGATCTCACCAACGAGTTCGCGAACATGATCACGACCCAGCGTGGCTTCCAGGCCGGCTCCCGCATTATCACCGTATCCGATGACATTCTTCAGGAAGTCGTAAACCTGAAGCGATAACCGACCACTAGGGTAACCTAGCCTAAAATAAGTAGTAACAACCCCAAAGACTGAATAAAATGGCAGAAGAACAAGAAGCTTCAGAAGCCCCTAAACAGTCCGCGAAGGGTGGAGGAGGTAGCGGGATGATTCCCGCCCTCCTCGTCATCGTGCTCATGCCGGTGATCTCGTTCGCGATGTTTAAGTTTATGATCATTCCCATGATCAAGGCAGAGCTCCCAGAGCCTGGTGCCGAGGCGCCGATTACGGCTGAAGACCTCGAGATCACGGTGGACGATTCGCACACTGAATACAAAGTGTCTTTCGAGCCCGTCGTAACCAACGTGAAGGGCACCAGCCAGACCCGTTTTATCCAAGCGGTTTTCACGGTCTACGGGACACATCCGGACTTCGAAACCATGATCGATGAGAAGAAGGACCGCCTTCGGGACCACGCAGATAGCGTTTTGGGTAATTTGACCCTCGCTGACCTCGAGCGTCGCGAAATGAAAAACATCGTGCGAAATCAACTGCGCGAAGGGTTCAACCACAAGATCGGCAAGCCGATCGTGGAAGATATCTCCTTCTCCCAATTCGTGGTCCAATAGGAACGCTTACCGACACAGACTCTTATGGCTGACGAAGAACAGGAAGAAGGCGAACTGCTAAACCAAACCGACATCGACGCTCTTATCCAAGAGGCGATGGAGGAACCAGAGGAGATCATCTATGATCCTGAAGGTAACAAGGTTAAGACTCCCAAGGGTACCCGTATCGAGCCTTACGACTTCCGCAATCCGATCTTTTTGACAGAAGTCGAATTGCGGCGCGTGCGCATCCGCCACGAGGAGTT
This region of Pelagicoccus albus genomic DNA includes:
- a CDS encoding MotE family protein translates to MLSKPLVLAVLALVLMLGTQFVALKMSWKELFPEPERKATVVTREEPEPFEWGFASDFINQLEEELQGRIAALDAREEELVAYEARLESDRAEIEEIKKEVETMREHLLEGVVKLESDETENLKRLSKTYSTLTPDATVSIFRELDDSTVVKILFFMKADTVGAILQEMATANGGVAEEVRRAAKISDMLRLFTDNSKDNLQQT
- the fliG gene encoding flagellar motor switch protein FliG, coding for MATEYKSLSRIQRLATFLVVIGPEAAAHVLKEFDDDAIELICKEMTNISAIEEDTQKATVEEFSQFILSSYGSLLGGPLYTKKALEIAKGDFKATSILERIAPTSNSAEVIKEIEQMEPRQIFNMIKTEQAQTIAFVLSYLERDKAGPILGMFNHEVREEVIERLGIMEPTSLELINKVANSLSKNLDTKQKTTLNKSGGIRMVADLLNTLEKEDSKSILANIEERNPALGAEIRKKMFSFEDLSRLELPDLQRIMREVDSGDLIIALKSATESLRDAVMEAVSKRAADTLKEELEMMGPVKLTEVEAAQERVIQVVRRLEEQEEISLDGGGQTV
- the fliJ gene encoding flagellar export protein FliJ translates to MKKFTFSLDSLLNLRELEEQNAKAALARENAFVEQITMRIQELESLVEGAYGSWDGQAGRKFNSMDRMGLSAQIADLQKTAGEARSALAAAKTKRAKAMKSLQDATRNRKVVTNLKEKRFKEYTAEVLKQEANEIEDVFNARRSAR
- the flgC gene encoding flagellar basal body rod protein FlgC translates to MNIMPGIDSTASALQAEKLRMDIIGQNIANAHTTRGPDGQPYKRQTVQFEAKLLELGRDQNGNMQTAQGVNVRAVGTDESAGPLVYNPGHPDADEKGMVRLPNVNLTHEMVDLISASRSYEANLQVVRTSRQMAQQALRIGKA
- the fliE gene encoding flagellar hook-basal body complex protein FliE — its product is MIDSVSNLSAQQLFTSNPLQKTGKLNSVEFPSQTEKLGKTNGENSFENVVSKFIGEVDSKHKVAVEETNKMLLGETDNVHQSMIAMQEAGVAFNMMVEVRNKLVQSYQELMRMPV
- the flgB gene encoding flagellar basal body rod protein FlgB, producing MIDDLMQRENYVLAKKLLDVSHAKQNAIASNLANVETPGYKRIDIQSDFEANLRKAASSNDVSEISNLQFRTVTDLSTPSVRADGNNVQIDQEMLRMQKNAIQYEFLANYTSTSLSRLKTAISGRV
- a CDS encoding flagellar hook capping FlgD N-terminal domain-containing protein codes for the protein MAVKDVRDRLEHDIDPDQPMTTEAISTAQSLANVTSTSSTSSTEERLETESLGQDEFFQLLTTQLASQDPLEPMEDTAFIAQMAAFSQLEMTSEMAESFASFNETQAFASAQGLLGKTVSFSSGETGEVTSVERQNDETLLFLDGSNSNGLTVDGVYKVEGGVTVTSSAQLTQDEG
- a CDS encoding FliI/YscN family ATPase, translated to MNRLLPDWAADIGSRVGALETHSHLGKVAQVTGLIVESEGPQASLGEVCEISSPGTSVKVYAEVVGFREQRILLMPLGDVAGVHPGCDVKLSSGFNKIPAGNEVLGRVVDGMGRPIDGLGSMHYQTPGAATGKVPNPLLRKRITEPFNTGVKAIDLFAPVGEGQRMGVFAGSGVGKSTLLGMLARGSSADVNVIALVGERGRELREFIEKDLGPEGMARTVVVVATSDQSAPMRLRAANMATSIAENFRDAGKRVLFLMDSVTRYAMAQREVGLAVGEPPASRGYTPSVFSTLPRLLERSGNSDRGTITAFYTVLVEGDDLNEPIADAVRGILDGHIVLSRALATSNHFPAIDVLESISRLRNDISTEDELATVGLARDYLALYRKNEDIVNLGAYVRGANAKIDSAIVANGRVMEFLKQSYSETVAREESYQKLGELIR
- the fliF gene encoding flagellar basal-body MS-ring/collar protein FliF, which produces MGNQFKEIWQSLGANQRISLILASGLVLLSMIGMMIWAAQPDMQLLYGKLSPEEAGKIVAKLEQKGIGFETGSGGNSIYVEASQVHRIRMELATEGIPAGGSGPGFELFDEGSFGISDFVQRTNFLRAIQGELSRTISQFNGVESARVMVVMPENRLLSRSEGQDRPTASVFVGGGGLSTSTVNSIRHLVANAIQRLDVNDVVVVDSQGNVLSEELRSDGLGGGMSNDVMKYRKQMESYFTNKVQSMLDRVLGPNQSEVRVAVDIETAAVQTTEKIFDPESQVARSSTFDEDSMTERETSGESSNTAAGVASNTPAAGGAGGNKVSSLKEREDKNKVRSEQYEINERIVSSVQNPGSIKRLTASLVVAKRMEDVGGQLNLVERTPEEIAELTDIVLTALGIQLAPGQAATDFVTVKEMAFAADPFQDHGDLLKDDANMQRYIELGKSGVGAVLGIGVILFFMQMLKRYKPEKISMEVLQPDQMLQTRKMEDSSVVTPEMLNELIRQKPANIGVSLREWIGDEVAKK
- a CDS encoding FliH/SctL family protein, yielding MVAAKQSNSHKLVLESNLVALSVSYDGAERIDAASHQAKVESSYKSGYEDASTQYNQKIVDFRAEINSMREGMFSQLEDKFRGLVSEAREALMTLTYECVTQTLGGFEMTPEAVEKVVEGIVAEAGLDDERMEVRLHSQDIALLDDLDHDLRNKHPGLVFVADDMLGRGDCILSSRFGKIDGTLENKFAKLKESLRPHE